One segment of Mastomys coucha isolate ucsf_1 unplaced genomic scaffold, UCSF_Mcou_1 pScaffold23, whole genome shotgun sequence DNA contains the following:
- the LOC116073483 gene encoding putative inactive serine protease 43 isoform X1 translates to MGGFCQGDRGGFLALLVWLQLLHPLFSGNYKPREDSGVMHRSRRLRRPQSNPGAPAQQSRLEPLSISHPSGVPVSLDWTETPGLGPPSATTTKMILESRRSSLGQPFSPDTCGHRITEINHGSLSAGRKWPWQVSLQSQNEHVCGGSLISHRWVLTAAHCIYEQEEYMVMLGDNVLHSENVTLVPVQDIVYPSDFDIRTMRGDIALALLYFPVNYSSIIQPVCLPGKPFRMKNGTVCWVTGWTQQKEIDAGFVSVLLQEAQQSILLQKYCNQLFQRQLGTSKNLVTKGMICGHQDSGQSPCWGDSGNPLVCESDNTWTQVGIMSWSISCGQVSVPSVYTDITEYNEWVRYILSQASRMDSTGALVLYLSPVLHLALLVAL, encoded by the exons ATGGGTGGCTTCTGTCAGGGAGACAGGGGCGGCTTCCTAGCCCTCCTGGTCTGGCTTCAGCTTCTTCATCCTCTGTTCA GTGGTAATTACAAACCCAGGGAGGATTCCGGCGTGATGCACAGGTCCCGGAGGCTCCGGAGGCCCCAAAGTAATCCAGGGGCCCCGGCACAGCAGAGCCGCTTGGAACCCCTGAGTATTTCACATCCTTCAGGAGTTCCGGTGTCTCTGGACTGGACTGAGACTCCAGGGTTAGGGCCTCCTTCAGCGACCACAACCAAAATGATCCTGGAATCCAGGAGGTCGTCTCTAGGACAACCGTTTTCTCCAG ACACTTGCGGCCATAGAATTACAGAGATAAATCATGGAAGTTTATCTGCAGGGAGGAAGTGGCCTTGGCAGGTGAGCCTGCAGAGTCAAAAtgaacatgtatgtggaggctCCCTCATCAGCCACCGATGGGTGTTGACTGCGGCCCACTGCATATATGA GCAGGAGGAGTACATGGTGATGCTGGGTGACAACGTGTTGCATTCTGAAAATGTGACCCTGGTCCCGGTCCAAGACATCGTTTACCCTTCCGACTTTGACATTCGAACGATGAGGGGTGACATTGCCCTTGCTCTGTTGTACTTCCCTGTGAACTACTCCTCCATTATCCAGCCCGTCTGCCTTCCCGGAAAGCCCTTCCGAATGAAAAACGGGACAGTATGCTGGGTGACGGGCTGGACCCAACAGAAGGAAATTG ATGCAGGGTTTGTATCCGTTCTCCTTCAGGAGGCTCAGCAAAGCATTCTTCTCCAGAAGTACTGTAATCAGctgttccagagacagctggGAACATCGAAAAACCTGGTGACTAAAGGGATGATCTGCGGTCACCAAGACTCAGGACAGAGTCCTTGTTGG GGAGATTCTGGGAACCCCCTTGTCTGCGAATCTGACAACACGTGGACCCAGGTGGGAATCATGAGCTGGAGCATCAGCTGCGGTCAAGTCTCTGTCCCCTCAGTTTACACAGACATCACTGAATACAATGAGTGGGTCAGATATATTTTAAGTCAGGCTTCCCGTATGGATTCCACGGGAGCTTTGGTCCTATACCTGTCTCCCGTGCTACATCTGGCCCTCCTGGTAGCTCTGTGA
- the LOC116073483 gene encoding putative inactive serine protease 43 isoform X3 has translation MGGFCQGDRGGFLALLVWLQLLHPLFSGNYKPREDSGVMHRSRRLRRPQSNPGAPAQQSRLEPLSISHPSGVPVSLDWTETPGLGPPSATTTKMILESRRSSLGQPFSPGRKWPWQVSLQSQNEHVCGGSLISHRWVLTAAHCIYEQEEYMVMLGDNVLHSENVTLVPVQDIVYPSDFDIRTMRGDIALALLYFPVNYSSIIQPVCLPGKPFRMKNGTVCWVTGWTQQKEIDAGFVSVLLQEAQQSILLQKYCNQLFQRQLGTSKNLVTKGMICGHQDSGQSPCWGDSGNPLVCESDNTWTQVGIMSWSISCGQVSVPSVYTDITEYNEWVRYILSQASRMDSTGALVLYLSPVLHLALLVAL, from the exons ATGGGTGGCTTCTGTCAGGGAGACAGGGGCGGCTTCCTAGCCCTCCTGGTCTGGCTTCAGCTTCTTCATCCTCTGTTCA GTGGTAATTACAAACCCAGGGAGGATTCCGGCGTGATGCACAGGTCCCGGAGGCTCCGGAGGCCCCAAAGTAATCCAGGGGCCCCGGCACAGCAGAGCCGCTTGGAACCCCTGAGTATTTCACATCCTTCAGGAGTTCCGGTGTCTCTGGACTGGACTGAGACTCCAGGGTTAGGGCCTCCTTCAGCGACCACAACCAAAATGATCCTGGAATCCAGGAGGTCGTCTCTAGGACAACCGTTTTCTCCAG GGAGGAAGTGGCCTTGGCAGGTGAGCCTGCAGAGTCAAAAtgaacatgtatgtggaggctCCCTCATCAGCCACCGATGGGTGTTGACTGCGGCCCACTGCATATATGA GCAGGAGGAGTACATGGTGATGCTGGGTGACAACGTGTTGCATTCTGAAAATGTGACCCTGGTCCCGGTCCAAGACATCGTTTACCCTTCCGACTTTGACATTCGAACGATGAGGGGTGACATTGCCCTTGCTCTGTTGTACTTCCCTGTGAACTACTCCTCCATTATCCAGCCCGTCTGCCTTCCCGGAAAGCCCTTCCGAATGAAAAACGGGACAGTATGCTGGGTGACGGGCTGGACCCAACAGAAGGAAATTG ATGCAGGGTTTGTATCCGTTCTCCTTCAGGAGGCTCAGCAAAGCATTCTTCTCCAGAAGTACTGTAATCAGctgttccagagacagctggGAACATCGAAAAACCTGGTGACTAAAGGGATGATCTGCGGTCACCAAGACTCAGGACAGAGTCCTTGTTGG GGAGATTCTGGGAACCCCCTTGTCTGCGAATCTGACAACACGTGGACCCAGGTGGGAATCATGAGCTGGAGCATCAGCTGCGGTCAAGTCTCTGTCCCCTCAGTTTACACAGACATCACTGAATACAATGAGTGGGTCAGATATATTTTAAGTCAGGCTTCCCGTATGGATTCCACGGGAGCTTTGGTCCTATACCTGTCTCCCGTGCTACATCTGGCCCTCCTGGTAGCTCTGTGA
- the LOC116073483 gene encoding putative inactive serine protease 43 isoform X2 — MGGFCQGDRGGFLALLVWLQLLHPLFSGNYKPREDSGVMHRSRRLRRPQSNPGAPAQQSRLEPLSISHPSGVPVSLDWTETPGLGPPSATTTKMILESRRSSLGQPFSPDTCGHRITEINHGSLSAGRKWPWQVSLQSQNEHVCGGSLISHRWVLTAAHCIYEQEEYMVMLGDNVLHSENVTLVPVQDIVYPSDFDIRTMRGDIALALLYFPVNYSSIIQPVCLPGKPFRMKNGTVCWVTGWTQQKEIDAGFVSVLLQEAQQSILLQKYCNQLFQRQLGTSKNLVTKGMICGHQDSGQSPCWGDSGNPLVCESDNTWTQVLGLKMCATTLCCQMHLCHEDTHHQRCFFFFFFFKKKPLDTDLVKQCLPVSPPFER; from the exons ATGGGTGGCTTCTGTCAGGGAGACAGGGGCGGCTTCCTAGCCCTCCTGGTCTGGCTTCAGCTTCTTCATCCTCTGTTCA GTGGTAATTACAAACCCAGGGAGGATTCCGGCGTGATGCACAGGTCCCGGAGGCTCCGGAGGCCCCAAAGTAATCCAGGGGCCCCGGCACAGCAGAGCCGCTTGGAACCCCTGAGTATTTCACATCCTTCAGGAGTTCCGGTGTCTCTGGACTGGACTGAGACTCCAGGGTTAGGGCCTCCTTCAGCGACCACAACCAAAATGATCCTGGAATCCAGGAGGTCGTCTCTAGGACAACCGTTTTCTCCAG ACACTTGCGGCCATAGAATTACAGAGATAAATCATGGAAGTTTATCTGCAGGGAGGAAGTGGCCTTGGCAGGTGAGCCTGCAGAGTCAAAAtgaacatgtatgtggaggctCCCTCATCAGCCACCGATGGGTGTTGACTGCGGCCCACTGCATATATGA GCAGGAGGAGTACATGGTGATGCTGGGTGACAACGTGTTGCATTCTGAAAATGTGACCCTGGTCCCGGTCCAAGACATCGTTTACCCTTCCGACTTTGACATTCGAACGATGAGGGGTGACATTGCCCTTGCTCTGTTGTACTTCCCTGTGAACTACTCCTCCATTATCCAGCCCGTCTGCCTTCCCGGAAAGCCCTTCCGAATGAAAAACGGGACAGTATGCTGGGTGACGGGCTGGACCCAACAGAAGGAAATTG ATGCAGGGTTTGTATCCGTTCTCCTTCAGGAGGCTCAGCAAAGCATTCTTCTCCAGAAGTACTGTAATCAGctgttccagagacagctggGAACATCGAAAAACCTGGTGACTAAAGGGATGATCTGCGGTCACCAAGACTCAGGACAGAGTCCTTGTTGG GGAGATTCTGGGAACCCCCTTGTCTGCGAATCTGACAACACGTGGACCCAG gtgctgggattaaagatgtgcgccaccacactcTGCTGTCAGATGCATCTCTGTCATGAAGACACTCATCAccaaagatgttttttttttttttttttttttaaaaaaaaaccactggaCACTGACCTGGTGAAGCAGTGTTTGCCTGTATCCCCACCATTTGAAAGGTGA
- the LOC116073415 gene encoding inactive serine protease 45 isoform X2, with translation MATSLRGLDAGPGSLRRWILTCAALLLLPPRSNLGYNENHMEPVCGTPWWTDNLEESHHWPWEVSLQIENEHVCGGALIDRSWVVSAAHCIQSNKEYSVMLGSSSLNPNSSSWALKIPVGDIIMHPKYWGRNFIRSDIALLSLEIPVTFNKYVQPICLPEHNFNLKVGMKCWITGWGQLKQHSPAKLTLTSELWEAEVLVIDNKNCDSIFHMKTFYPRVIPLIRKNMICTTNYREDLCYGDPGGPLACEVDGRWILAGVFSWEKACAKVPNLSVYTRITKYTIWIKEQMSRGALSGPRRTSWLLFLPWLLQFPVSP, from the exons ATGGCTACGTCATTGCGCGGCCTGGACGCTGGGCCTGGATCCTTGAGGCGCTGGATCCTAACCTGTGCGGCGCTGCTGTTGCTGCCTCCGCGGTCAAACTTAG GTTATAATGAGAACCACATGGAACCAG TTTGTGGCACACCCTGGTGGACAGACAACTTGGAGGAGAGCCACCACTGGCCCTGGGAAGTGAGCCTTCAGATAGAAAATGAGCACGTGTGTGGAGGAGCCCTCATTGATCGAAGCTGGGTGGTGTCCGCGGCTCATTGCATCCAGAG CAACAAAGAATACTCAGTGATGTTGGGTAGCAGCAGCCTCAACCCCAACAGCTCCTCCTGGGCCCTGAAGATTCCCGTGGGTGACATCATTAtgcatcccaagtactggggcCGGAACTTCATCAGAAGCGACATTGCCCTTCTCTCTCTTGAAATCCCCGTCACTTTCAACAAGTACGTGCAACCCATCTGTCTTCCAGAGCACAACTTCAACTTGAAGGTCGGGATGAAGTGCTGGATAACTGGCTGGGGCCAGCTGAAGCAGCACTCCCCAG CCAAGTTGACACTGACTTCAGagctttgggaggctgaggtactCGTTATAGACAACAAGAATTGTGACAGTATTTTCCACATGAAGACCTTCTATCCCCGCGTTATCCCCCTTATCCGGAAGAACATGATCTGTACCACCAATTATAGGGAGGACTTGTGTTAC GGAGACCCCGGGGGGCCATTGGCTTGTGAAGTCGATGGCAGATGGATTCTGGCTGGGGTATTCTCATGGGAGAAGGCCTGCGCCAAAGTACCAAATCTAAGTGTATACACCCGCATCACCAAATATACCATATGGATCAAGGAGCAAATGAGCCGTGGGGCGCTGTCGGGGCCCCGCAGGACATCCTGGCTTCTTTTCCTGCCCTGGCTGCTGCAGTTCCCAGTGAGCCCATGa
- the LOC116073415 gene encoding serine protease 46 isoform X1, which yields MATSLRGLDAGPGSLRRWILTCAALLLLPPRSNLGYNENHMEPVCGTPWWTDNLEESHHWPWEVSLQIENEHVCGGALIDRSWVVSAAHCIQSNKEYSVMLGSSSLNPNSSSWALKIPVGDIIMHPKYWGRNFIRSDIALLSLEIPVTFNKYVQPICLPEHNFNLKVGMKCWITGWGQLKQHSPGPWFWSCGQTNVTCKVVNGKVVEVGKWPWQVSILFLGVYVCSGSLIHHHWILTAAHCFQRSKNPANYTVKVGVQTLPDNSTSELLVTRIVIHENFINHMSHDIAILKLKYPVTWSPLIQPICLPSINFKPSIGTMCWVVGWGLENAKGAPKTPYSVQGLAVRIVNNEICNHRYQFLLLKNQKKFIGNDMLCTSSEWGLDTCQDTSGSSLVCQMNKTWIQMGVVSWNFGCGRRQFPSIYTSTSYFTHWIKRQIGDLKFASMAVPSFLSPLILTGYILLVSLGSLWLL from the exons ATGGCTACGTCATTGCGCGGCCTGGACGCTGGGCCTGGATCCTTGAGGCGCTGGATCCTAACCTGTGCGGCGCTGCTGTTGCTGCCTCCGCGGTCAAACTTAG GTTATAATGAGAACCACATGGAACCAG TTTGTGGCACACCCTGGTGGACAGACAACTTGGAGGAGAGCCACCACTGGCCCTGGGAAGTGAGCCTTCAGATAGAAAATGAGCACGTGTGTGGAGGAGCCCTCATTGATCGAAGCTGGGTGGTGTCCGCGGCTCATTGCATCCAGAG CAACAAAGAATACTCAGTGATGTTGGGTAGCAGCAGCCTCAACCCCAACAGCTCCTCCTGGGCCCTGAAGATTCCCGTGGGTGACATCATTAtgcatcccaagtactggggcCGGAACTTCATCAGAAGCGACATTGCCCTTCTCTCTCTTGAAATCCCCGTCACTTTCAACAAGTACGTGCAACCCATCTGTCTTCCAGAGCACAACTTCAACTTGAAGGTCGGGATGAAGTGCTGGATAACTGGCTGGGGCCAGCTGAAGCAGCACTCCCCAG GACCCTGGTTCTGGTCCTGTGGTCAGACCAATGTAACCTGCAAGGTGGTAAACGGGAAGGTGGTGGAGGTAGGCAAGTGGCCATGGCAGGTAAGCATTCTTTTCCTGGGAGTGTACGTCTGCAGCGGTTCCCTCATCCACCACCACTGGATCCTCACTGCTGCACACTGCTTTCAAAG ATCCAAGAACCCGGCTAACTACACTGTGAAGGTGGGAGTCCAGACCCTCCCGGACAACAGCACCTCAGAACTCCTGGTCACTAGAATTGTGATTCATGAGAACTTCATCAATCACATGTCCCATGACATCGCCATCCTGAAGCTCAAGTATCCTGTCACCTGGTCCCCCCTCATCCAGCCAATCTGTCTCCCTTCTATCAATTTCAAGCCAAGCATTGGCACCATGTGCTGGGTCGTCGGATGGGGACTCGAAAATGCCAAAG GAGCCCCAAAGACTCCCTATAGTGTCCAAGGCTTGGCCGTCAGGATTGTAAACAATGAAATTTGCAATCATCGATACCAGTTCCTCCTGCTGAAGAACCAGAAGAAGTTCATTGGGAATGACATGTTATGTACAAGCTCGGAATGGGGCCTGGACACTTGTCAG GACACTTCCGGGAGCTCCCTGGTTTGCCAGATGAACAAGACCTGGATCCAGATGGGCGTGGTGAGCTGGAACTTTGGCTGTGGCCGTCGCCAATTCCCAAGCATCTACACCAGCACCTCCTACTTCACCCACTGGATCAAGAGACAGATCGGCGACTTGAAGTTTGCCAGCATGGCTGTTCCCTCCTTCCTGAGCCCGCTCATCCTCACTGGCTACATTCTGCTGGTATCCTTGGGCTCCCTGTGGCTCTTGTGA
- the LOC116073415 gene encoding serine protease 46 isoform X3: MACGSVDPQGLLSPPLSSARLNNLPHVEGPWFWSCGQTNVTCKVVNGKVVEVGKWPWQVSILFLGVYVCSGSLIHHHWILTAAHCFQRSKNPANYTVKVGVQTLPDNSTSELLVTRIVIHENFINHMSHDIAILKLKYPVTWSPLIQPICLPSINFKPSIGTMCWVVGWGLENAKGAPKTPYSVQGLAVRIVNNEICNHRYQFLLLKNQKKFIGNDMLCTSSEWGLDTCQDTSGSSLVCQMNKTWIQMGVVSWNFGCGRRQFPSIYTSTSYFTHWIKRQIGDLKFASMAVPSFLSPLILTGYILLVSLGSLWLL; the protein is encoded by the exons ATGGCGTGTGGATCAGTAGATCCTCAGGGTCTTCTCTCACCTCCACTTTCTTCTGCCAGACTTAATAATCTGCCCCATGTGGAAG GACCCTGGTTCTGGTCCTGTGGTCAGACCAATGTAACCTGCAAGGTGGTAAACGGGAAGGTGGTGGAGGTAGGCAAGTGGCCATGGCAGGTAAGCATTCTTTTCCTGGGAGTGTACGTCTGCAGCGGTTCCCTCATCCACCACCACTGGATCCTCACTGCTGCACACTGCTTTCAAAG ATCCAAGAACCCGGCTAACTACACTGTGAAGGTGGGAGTCCAGACCCTCCCGGACAACAGCACCTCAGAACTCCTGGTCACTAGAATTGTGATTCATGAGAACTTCATCAATCACATGTCCCATGACATCGCCATCCTGAAGCTCAAGTATCCTGTCACCTGGTCCCCCCTCATCCAGCCAATCTGTCTCCCTTCTATCAATTTCAAGCCAAGCATTGGCACCATGTGCTGGGTCGTCGGATGGGGACTCGAAAATGCCAAAG GAGCCCCAAAGACTCCCTATAGTGTCCAAGGCTTGGCCGTCAGGATTGTAAACAATGAAATTTGCAATCATCGATACCAGTTCCTCCTGCTGAAGAACCAGAAGAAGTTCATTGGGAATGACATGTTATGTACAAGCTCGGAATGGGGCCTGGACACTTGTCAG GACACTTCCGGGAGCTCCCTGGTTTGCCAGATGAACAAGACCTGGATCCAGATGGGCGTGGTGAGCTGGAACTTTGGCTGTGGCCGTCGCCAATTCCCAAGCATCTACACCAGCACCTCCTACTTCACCCACTGGATCAAGAGACAGATCGGCGACTTGAAGTTTGCCAGCATGGCTGTTCCCTCCTTCCTGAGCCCGCTCATCCTCACTGGCTACATTCTGCTGGTATCCTTGGGCTCCCTGTGGCTCTTGTGA
- the Prss50 gene encoding probable threonine protease PRSS50 has protein sequence MEGAIVEEPSVAMESWCGAGVRGQGSQGPRVPGASHTRARARAFLLLLLLLLLLLPRRPAGCLAAGEPPGTLSTAAPTGPGVSCASRGICPSGRLRLPRQDQTSETTTAPPNSETTTAPPKTVGVVGAAVTTGSVPNRKPSNLSFCGSSHEPDPTLRDPEAMVRRWPWMISVQANGSHVCAGILIASQWVLTVAHCLSQKHVNYTVRAGSPWINQTTGTSSDVPVHRIIINSGYQPRRYWSWVGRVHDIGLLKLKWGLKYSKYVWPICLPGLDYIVDDSSLCTVIGWGYPRANDVWPQFQYLQEKEVSILNNKECDHFYHKFSRISSLVRIINPQMICASDNNREEFCYEITGEPLVCSSDDTWYLVGMMSWGPGCKKSEAPLIFLQVSYYQPWIWNLLSGEPPALPAPSRTLLLAFLLVLILGTL, from the exons ATGGAGGGCGCCATTGTGGAGGAACCTAGCGTTGCAATGGAGTCCTGGTGCGGGGCAGGGGTCCGTGGGCAGGGTTCTCAGGGTCCCCGTGTGCCTGGGGCCTCCCACACCCGCGCCCGCGCCCGCGCCTTTCTcctgctcttgctgctgctgctgctgctcctgcctcgGCGGCCTGCAG GCTGCCTGGCCGCAGGAGAACCCCCGGGGACGCTGTCCACCGCAGCCCCGACAGGCCCTGGAGTCTCCTGTGCCTCCAGGGGCATCTGCCCCTCCGGCAGGCTTCGCCTTCCTCGGCAGGACCAGACTTCAGAGACCACGACGGCTCCACCGAACTCAGAGACCACGACCGCTCCACCGAAAACGGTGGGGGTTGTGGGCGCGGCGGTCACGACTGGGTCCGTTCCTAACAGGAAACCCAGCAACCTCTCCT tcTGTGGCTCCTCCCACGAACCAGACCCTACTCTCAGGGACCCAGAAGCCATGGTGCGGCGGTGGCCATGGATGATCAGTGTGCAGGCTAACGGCTCACACGTCTGTGCTGGCATCCTCATCGCTTCCCAGTGGGTGCTGACCGTGGCCCATTGCCTGAGCCA GAAACATGTTAACTATACAGTGAGGGCGGGGAGCCCATGGATTAATCAGACGACAGGAACCAGCTCAGATGTGCCGGTACATCGGATCATCATAAACAGTGGCTACCAACCTAGGCGGTACTGGTCTTGGGTTGGCCGGGTCCATGACATTGGCCTCCTCAAGCTCAAGTGGGGACTCAAGTACAGCAAATATGTGTGGCCTATCTGCCTGCCTGGCCTGGATTATATAGTGGATGACAGTTCTCTCTGCACTGTGATAGGCTGGGGATATCCCAGGGCTAATG ACGTCTGGCCCCAGTTCCAGTACCTCCAGGAGAAGGAAGTGTCCATTCTGAACAACAAGGAATGTGATCATTTCTACCACAAGTTCTCCAGGATCTCCTCTCTGGTTCGGATCATCAACCCTCAGATGATCTGTGCCTCGGACAACAACAGGGAGGAGTTCTGCTAC GAGATAACTGGAGAGCCCTTGGTCTGCTCTTCAGATGACACATGGTACCTGGTGGGAATGATGAGCTGGGGCCCAGGCTGCAAGAAGAGCGAGGCCCCGCTCATCTTTCTGCAGGTCTCCTACTACCAGCCTTGGATCTGGAACCTCCTGAGTGGGGAGCCCCCAGCCCTTCCGGCCCCATCCAGGACCTTGCTTCTGGCTTTCCTTCTGGTCCTCATTCTGGGCACTCTGTGA